GCTTCTTCTCCACCATCCCCGCACTAAACCGCGCCGTATAAATCGGCGCCGGCAGCTGCGGCAAAATGAACGGAATGCCGCCCATGTGATCCTCATGCGCATGCGTCAGCACGTGTCCGCGAATCTTGTGCTTGTTCTTCACTAGGTAGCTCACATCCGGAATCGTATAATCTACCCCCGGAAATTTCCCCGGATTGGGGAACATAAAGCCCATATCGATCGTAATAATATCGTTACCAAATTCGATGGCCATCATGTTTTTGCCCACCTCACCCAAGCCGCCCAGCGGAATCACCTTGAGTTTTTGCTCGTGCGTCACCTGATTGGCCGGCCCGCGGTCGGCTTGAGCAGCCTGCGCACCCCGCTGCTTGGTTTGCTGCTTGCCGCTAGCACCGTTAAACACGCTCTTGTTCACCGGCATCGTATCGAGCGCCGGCACCAGGTCGGTGTGGTTGGGCACCTGCGACTGGCCGCGACGGCGTCCGCCCCGGCCACCGCCACCGCCGCCTCCACCGCCCGAACGTTGGCCACCGCCGCCCGCCGCCGGCTTGCCGCCGCTCGGCTGTTGCGGCCGCGCCGCAGCAGCGCCACCCGCCGGCTGCACCGAGGCCAGCTGCGCGGCCACGTTCGGCCGCGAAGTCAGCGGCACGCGGGCGGCCGCCGGCGGCCGAGCGGCCACTGGCCGATCAGCCGACCGCGGCGCTACCGGCGGCAATCCGCCACCCGTCGGCGCCGTGTTCACGGGCCGCCGAGGCGCGTTACCCGCCACCGGGTTTACCAGCGGCGGCACTGGCCGCTGCGGAGTTTTGTTGTCGTTATTGGTATTATTTGGTTCCAATGAAGGTCCTTTCGTTTTGGCCGCCCTAGGCTAGCCAAATTGTTATTCAAAATAATTGCAAAAAAATTCCAGCCACTACCCTATCTTCTTCAAAATGGCCGGTATCAAGGCAAAATCCGCCAGGAGCGTCTCACGCATCGCCGGGTTGTACAGCGCCGCCGCCGGATGAAACAGCGGCAGGTACACCTGCCCACCCTTGCGCACCGGCTTCCCATGCGCCTGACTTATCCGCAGCTCGGGCAAAAACACGCTCATCGAGTGCCGTCCCAAAAACACGACCAGCTTCGGCCCGATCACTTCAATTTGACGCTGCAAATAGGGCACAAATGCCGCAATCTCTTCCGGCGTCGGGTCCCGATTATCGGGCGGCCGGTACTTCACGATATTGCTGATGTAAATATCCGACCGCTTCAAACCAATCGAGGCTAGCATCTCGTTCAAGAATTTACCGGCCGCACCCACAAACGGCTCCCCCTGCAAATCCTCATTCTTGCCTGGCGCTTCACCCACAAACATCAGCTCGGCCGTCGGACTCCCCACCCCAAACACCAACTGCGTTGCCGTTTGCTTCAAATGTGGGGTCACCCCATCCTGCTCAATCGCTTGAGCGATCTGCGCCAGTTGCTCTGCCTTGTCTGCTTGTTTGTCCTGCATACTACCCGTTTATTTTGCTGCGGCCCTCCAGCCTCTCGATGGATTCGAGAGGCCTCGCACCCCAGCAACCTAACTGTGCTGGTCGCCTACCGCTTTCATACTCAAATTCAATCGTCCCTGGCCGTCGATCTCGAGCAGCTTCACGCGCACCTTGTCGCCCAATTTTACCACATCCGAAACTTTTTCCACGCGCTTGTCGCTCATTTGCGACACGTGCACCAGGCCGTCTTTGCCCGGCAAAACGTTCACGAACGCGCCGAATTCCATAAGCTTCACCACGGTTCCCTCGTAAATCGTACCCACCTCCGGATCCTCGGTAAGGCCGCGGATGATCGCAATCGCCCGCTCAGCGCCGTCAGCGTCGGTGGAGGCAATCATTACGAGCCCCGAATCCTCGATGTCGATCTCCACCCCGGTCTCGGCAATAATCCGGTTAATCGTCTCACCACCCTTGCCAATCACATCCTTGATCTTCTCGGGATTAATCATCAGCTTCGAAATCCGCGGCGCGTACTCGCTCATTTCCCCGCGCGGGGCATCGAGCACTTCCATCATGCGGGTCATGATGTGCTCACGTCCAGTTTTGGCTTGAGCAAGTGCTTTACTCATAATTTCCGGGGTAATCCCCTTCACCTTGATGTCCATCTGCAGCGCCGTAATGCCGT
This portion of the Candidatus Saccharimonadia bacterium genome encodes:
- a CDS encoding uracil-DNA glycosylase; amino-acid sequence: MQDKQADKAEQLAQIAQAIEQDGVTPHLKQTATQLVFGVGSPTAELMFVGEAPGKNEDLQGEPFVGAAGKFLNEMLASIGLKRSDIYISNIVKYRPPDNRDPTPEEIAAFVPYLQRQIEVIGPKLVVFLGRHSMSVFLPELRISQAHGKPVRKGGQVYLPLFHPAAALYNPAMRETLLADFALIPAILKKIG